The following proteins are co-located in the Neodiprion virginianus isolate iyNeoVirg1 chromosome 6, iyNeoVirg1.1, whole genome shotgun sequence genome:
- the LOC124306615 gene encoding NEDD4 family-interacting protein 1-like isoform X3 codes for MDNNIHYNMQPQATNDSSAVSSVPSEVPALTVALPAIQVHPHNNSINRTSVVPVGQAAPSTPVMMSVDEIPPPKPDFSAPPPYEVATKLPSYEEVQREKTMQGETTPHPRPQIVSGSMRPPQQPRVFLALDTEAAEGDSESGLLGTDFMFFTAFMVAFLFNWIGFLLMMCFCHTIASRYGALSGFGLSLAKWTLIVKHSTDLASRENSWLWWLIMAFGVLICVRAIIQYLNIKRGWRLLSGSAQERLLFFY; via the exons ATGGATAACAACATTCATTACAACATG CAGCCGCAGGCCACAAATGACTCTTCTGCTGTTTCATCAGTCCCAAGCGAAGTACCTGCACTTACAGTAGCTCTACCAGCAATCCAAGTACACCCCCATAACAACAGTATTAATCGGACTAGTGTAGTGCCTGTAGGTCAAGCTGCACCTTCCACTCCAGTCATG ATGAGCGTTGACGAAATACCACCGCCAAAGCCAGATTTCTCTGCACCACCGCCATATGAAGTCGCCACCAAATTACCAAGCTATGAAGAAGTACAGCGGGAAAAGACTATGCAGGGTGAGACCACGCCACATCCTCGCCCACAAATAGTG TCAGGGAGCATGAGACCACCACAACAACCACGGGTGTTTCTAGCTCTGGACACAGAAGCAGCAGAAGGTGACTCGGAAAGTGGTTTGCTTGGCACAGACTTTATGTTCTTCACAGCTTTCATGG TTGCATTCCTTTTCAACTGGATTGGATTCCTGTTGATGATGTGTTTTTGTCACACAATTGCTTCTCGGTATGGAGCATTGTCTGGATTCGGCCTGTCACTGGCGAAATGGACACTTATTGTTAAACATTCCACTGATTTAGCTTCACGTGAAAACTCATGGTTATGGTGGCTAATCATGGCATTTG GAGTCTTAATCTGTGTACGTGCCATTATTCAATATCTGAATATTAAACGAGGATGGAGACTTTTGTCAGGCAGTGCTCAGGAGCgtttactatttttttattga
- the LOC124306615 gene encoding NEDD4 family-interacting protein 1-like isoform X2 yields the protein MDNNIHYNMPQATNDSSAVSSVPSEVPALTVALPAIQVHPHNNSINRTSVVPVGQAAPSTPVMMSVDEIPPPKPDFSAPPPYEVATKLPSYEEVQREKTMQGETTPHPRPQIVFGQLFQSGSMRPPQQPRVFLALDTEAAEGDSESGLLGTDFMFFTAFMVAFLFNWIGFLLMMCFCHTIASRYGALSGFGLSLAKWTLIVKHSTDLASRENSWLWWLIMAFGVLICVRAIIQYLNIKRGWRLLSGSAQERLLFFY from the exons ATGGATAACAACATTCATTACAACATG CCGCAGGCCACAAATGACTCTTCTGCTGTTTCATCAGTCCCAAGCGAAGTACCTGCACTTACAGTAGCTCTACCAGCAATCCAAGTACACCCCCATAACAACAGTATTAATCGGACTAGTGTAGTGCCTGTAGGTCAAGCTGCACCTTCCACTCCAGTCATG ATGAGCGTTGACGAAATACCACCGCCAAAGCCAGATTTCTCTGCACCACCGCCATATGAAGTCGCCACCAAATTACCAAGCTATGAAGAAGTACAGCGGGAAAAGACTATGCAGGGTGAGACCACGCCACATCCTCGCCCACAAATAGTG TTTGGACAATTATTTCAGTCAGGGAGCATGAGACCACCACAACAACCACGGGTGTTTCTAGCTCTGGACACAGAAGCAGCAGAAGGTGACTCGGAAAGTGGTTTGCTTGGCACAGACTTTATGTTCTTCACAGCTTTCATGG TTGCATTCCTTTTCAACTGGATTGGATTCCTGTTGATGATGTGTTTTTGTCACACAATTGCTTCTCGGTATGGAGCATTGTCTGGATTCGGCCTGTCACTGGCGAAATGGACACTTATTGTTAAACATTCCACTGATTTAGCTTCACGTGAAAACTCATGGTTATGGTGGCTAATCATGGCATTTG GAGTCTTAATCTGTGTACGTGCCATTATTCAATATCTGAATATTAAACGAGGATGGAGACTTTTGTCAGGCAGTGCTCAGGAGCgtttactatttttttattga
- the LOC124306615 gene encoding NEDD4 family-interacting protein 1 isoform X4: MDNNIHYNMMSVDEIPPPKPDFSAPPPYEVATKLPSYEEVQREKTMQGETTPHPRPQIVFGQLFQSGSMRPPQQPRVFLALDTEAAEGDSESGLLGTDFMFFTAFMVAFLFNWIGFLLMMCFCHTIASRYGALSGFGLSLAKWTLIVKHSTDLASRENSWLWWLIMAFGVLICVRAIIQYLNIKRGWRLLSGSAQERLLFFY; encoded by the exons ATGGATAACAACATTCATTACAACATG ATGAGCGTTGACGAAATACCACCGCCAAAGCCAGATTTCTCTGCACCACCGCCATATGAAGTCGCCACCAAATTACCAAGCTATGAAGAAGTACAGCGGGAAAAGACTATGCAGGGTGAGACCACGCCACATCCTCGCCCACAAATAGTG TTTGGACAATTATTTCAGTCAGGGAGCATGAGACCACCACAACAACCACGGGTGTTTCTAGCTCTGGACACAGAAGCAGCAGAAGGTGACTCGGAAAGTGGTTTGCTTGGCACAGACTTTATGTTCTTCACAGCTTTCATGG TTGCATTCCTTTTCAACTGGATTGGATTCCTGTTGATGATGTGTTTTTGTCACACAATTGCTTCTCGGTATGGAGCATTGTCTGGATTCGGCCTGTCACTGGCGAAATGGACACTTATTGTTAAACATTCCACTGATTTAGCTTCACGTGAAAACTCATGGTTATGGTGGCTAATCATGGCATTTG GAGTCTTAATCTGTGTACGTGCCATTATTCAATATCTGAATATTAAACGAGGATGGAGACTTTTGTCAGGCAGTGCTCAGGAGCgtttactatttttttattga
- the LOC124306615 gene encoding NEDD4 family-interacting protein 1-like isoform X1, translating into MDNNIHYNMQPQATNDSSAVSSVPSEVPALTVALPAIQVHPHNNSINRTSVVPVGQAAPSTPVMMSVDEIPPPKPDFSAPPPYEVATKLPSYEEVQREKTMQGETTPHPRPQIVFGQLFQSGSMRPPQQPRVFLALDTEAAEGDSESGLLGTDFMFFTAFMVAFLFNWIGFLLMMCFCHTIASRYGALSGFGLSLAKWTLIVKHSTDLASRENSWLWWLIMAFGVLICVRAIIQYLNIKRGWRLLSGSAQERLLFFY; encoded by the exons ATGGATAACAACATTCATTACAACATG CAGCCGCAGGCCACAAATGACTCTTCTGCTGTTTCATCAGTCCCAAGCGAAGTACCTGCACTTACAGTAGCTCTACCAGCAATCCAAGTACACCCCCATAACAACAGTATTAATCGGACTAGTGTAGTGCCTGTAGGTCAAGCTGCACCTTCCACTCCAGTCATG ATGAGCGTTGACGAAATACCACCGCCAAAGCCAGATTTCTCTGCACCACCGCCATATGAAGTCGCCACCAAATTACCAAGCTATGAAGAAGTACAGCGGGAAAAGACTATGCAGGGTGAGACCACGCCACATCCTCGCCCACAAATAGTG TTTGGACAATTATTTCAGTCAGGGAGCATGAGACCACCACAACAACCACGGGTGTTTCTAGCTCTGGACACAGAAGCAGCAGAAGGTGACTCGGAAAGTGGTTTGCTTGGCACAGACTTTATGTTCTTCACAGCTTTCATGG TTGCATTCCTTTTCAACTGGATTGGATTCCTGTTGATGATGTGTTTTTGTCACACAATTGCTTCTCGGTATGGAGCATTGTCTGGATTCGGCCTGTCACTGGCGAAATGGACACTTATTGTTAAACATTCCACTGATTTAGCTTCACGTGAAAACTCATGGTTATGGTGGCTAATCATGGCATTTG GAGTCTTAATCTGTGTACGTGCCATTATTCAATATCTGAATATTAAACGAGGATGGAGACTTTTGTCAGGCAGTGCTCAGGAGCgtttactatttttttattga